The following coding sequences are from one Kogia breviceps isolate mKogBre1 chromosome X, mKogBre1 haplotype 1, whole genome shotgun sequence window:
- the LOC131748105 gene encoding LOW QUALITY PROTEIN: TLR adapter interacting with SLC15A4 on the lysosome-like (The sequence of the model RefSeq protein was modified relative to this genomic sequence to represent the inferred CDS: substituted 1 base at 1 genomic stop codon), translated as MLGEAFLTELLYKETLTCKITSNYEKETWKKQLLDIEDNSLSPDKMENQNKVMKESLTEQSNDKNKIKSVDEVTVAKCKSASLPGNVSAVLPIPKREHDEKQLDLYQSCSCTSICQNYPDLKIGGDHVGNMYDSGCFVEHIRDDAFNGPLLLSVDVPLGHSSISEPLEKLPASKLLNGDEIREKSMLFHKQPLSNFMLNSYMEKRVDELYKEFLEENLTRCCSITNLMASNLLMNNVNQISLQISQEXNIEASKAREVLLHSLARCNLCNISHGNSSEFSTPNLQISNQRSRELVSHLQ; from the coding sequence ATGCTTGGAGAAGCCTTCCTAACTGAACTACTATACAAAGAAACACTTACATGTAAGATAACGTCAAATTATGAAAAGGAAACTTGGAAAAAGCAGCTTTTAGATATAGAAGACAATTCACTTTCCCctgataaaatggaaaatcaaaataaggtcatGAAAGAAAGTTTAACAGAGCAaagtaatgataaaaataaaataaaatctgtggaTGAGGTAACTGTAGCAAAATGCAAAAGTGCATCCCTTCCAGGAAATGTGTCTGCTGTGTTACCCATTCCAAAGAGAGAACATGATGAAAAACAATTAGATTTATACCAATCTTGTTCATGTACAAGTATCTGCCAGAATTATCCGGACCTAAAGATTGGAGGAGACCACGTGGGTAACATGTATGATTCCGGCTGCTTTGTGGAACACATACGTGATGATGCTTTTAATGGTCCTCTTTTACTTTCAGTAGATGTACCATTGGGTCATTCTTCCATCAGTGAACCTCTAGAGAAACTACCTGCCTCAAAGCTTTTGAATGGGGATGAAATTCGAGAAAAAAGTATGTTGTTTCATAAGCAGCCCCTCTCTAATTTTATGCTTAATAGTTATATGGAAAAAAGAGTGGACGAACTCTACAAAGAGTTTTTGGAAGAAAATCTCACTAGGTGCTGCTCCATAACCAATCTTATGGCTTCTAATTTGTTAATGAATAATGTAAATCAGATTAGCCTTCAAATCTCTCAAGAGTAGAACATAGAGGCATCGAAAGCTCGGGAAGTTCTCTTACATTCTTTAGCAAGATGTAATCTCTGTAACATTTCCCATGGAAATAGTTCTGAATTTAGCACTCCTAACTTACAAATTTCAAACCAGAGAAGTAGGGAACTTGTATCACATCTACAATAA